The DNA sequence CCAATCATTAGCTTTCAAGCTTGGTTTCAGCTACTGAGTGCTTGCAAAAGTGCCAATTATTTGGCTTTTTAAAGAAAATCTAAAGCCGGAGACATGCTGAATAGCAGTGAATTTCCAAGCACATAGGGGACCTTCTGTTTGCAATCACGCTGTTAGGTCAAGGTGACATTGCAAAGTGAGGACTCAACACACCACGCGATTCACGACGACAAAGTCACGAATTTTCTTACTACTGGCATGGAGTCGTTCTGCAAATCAGCAAATTTTGttcttatttaaaaatatgtttatatatatatatatatatatatatatatatatatatatatatatatatatatatatatgctgacACCGAAATCTAAAATGCACTTATCGGAAAATTCGACAGAAATACGGAATAATTATTTGAATTCCCTACAAATACAATATAGCATGTCATTTCAATTCTGATCGCCAATGACAAACCAGCAGCAAGCAAAAAGGTCGAAACGCTCATGAATACGTTGCCTTTAGGCAATAACATAAGTATtagaattaaataataaaaccatTTGCCTGCAATTATaagaattattaataataaatactagTTAATGACGACCGGTTATGTCTCGAATGTTTTCTGTCAAATCATTCGGGTCACTTGTGAAGGTGCACTGCTAATCACTGCGTTTTAGGCCAGATCACTTACTCTATATAAAAGGGTTAGTTGAAAAGCGAAAGCATTCAAACCGAGGCAATAATAAatcatcatatttttaaaaagtcaatgtCATATAACAGAAATATAATAGAAATATGTTTTCATATATTCTTGAGAGAACAACAATAGTAGAAAACCgcattaaatatataaatatatatatatagttaatATCTACAAAATGCCTTTAAAAGTCAGCAGACCGGTTATGTTCACGTTGCAGAAAACCGCGTAACGACTCGCGAGCCTCATCCCAAGCGCGAGACGCCACCGCGCGAGCTTGGAAATCTGGCACGTGACGAGCACCTTAAAAAGACCCAGTGAAAAGTAATTCACCCCATTGCTCTGGTCCTTTTACGCTCGCTTAAATTTACGCGAGCCGAGAAGGACCGACTAGTTGTACTTAAGCGCGCTCTGTCCAGTAGCTTCCTGTCACGTTGGGATGTGGCCATGCGGCCAGTTCAATTCAGCCCCTTACCTGAAATCGCTGTAAGGATGAATAATCCAGTTGCCCGCTGATTTAACCCGCTCCTGTTCCCGTTCTACTGCCTTTTGACTTCCAAACATGCGTAAGGAGAATTTGTTAACCCCCGGCTGCAGCATACTGCTGAACTGCCGCTGCATGAAGCTGGCCTGACTGCCTCGGTGCTCCGCGTCCTCGGCCACGATCTGAGGTCCATCTTCGGACTTATGAAAGGTGACAGAATTCCTGGCCTGCCGGGTTTGACTCTGGCCGTGGACGGCAGATGATGCTTTTCTGCTGGGCGCATTGGAAAAAGAGACCTTGGAGTCCTTTTTCTCGGAGACCAGAGTGTCACCCCCCTGTCCCTGTGAAAGGGACCCAACGGGGGTTGCCGACCCGTCCATGCTGGCGGTTGAATTGGTGACACCCCGCTTATTCCCGTCCTCGCCTCCAACTCCCCGGTTGCTCATTTTCTCCTGCTTCGCGATGCCAGAACACGGGCTGATTGTAGCGGTGGAGTCTCTCCTGCACTCCCCGTTTTTGTTGCATTTCATGCCCGCGACGGGAGTCGGGCTTCCCTGCCCACCTGCGCTGGCAGACGCCGCAGTCGGCGGTCCTCCGGTAGGTGTGTCTCCTGCTATGCCCCTATCCACGCCGCCTGGTACAGCACCATCTCCCGAGCAGACCTCGGAGGAGGTAACGGTGGCCTCGGACGACTCGCATTGCAAAAGAGAGAGCTCGCTGCTTGACTTCTTGCTCGCCGTCGCGGCAACTCCCCCTCCTGGCTTAAAGTTCTTCATCCTgatgctgccgccgccgccgccgctgcTGCTGCCACTACCGCCAGAGCGACGCAGCCGCGGCTGCTGAAATCTCAGCTCCTCCTCACCGTCCTCCGCTTCGTCCATGACGGCACTCCTGTCAGGAGGCTTTAAATATGGAGCGGGCCGGTCATCGATAGTGCCggaggcgggcgacgggcagtcCTTGGTCCCGATCACGCTTACGGCACCGTCCGGCGCAGATTCGGCAGCACCGCTATGGCTGCTCCGGCTGCCGCTCGCCTTCCTTTTCATCGCAGCCGCGCAGCCCGGAGAAACCTCCTTTTTGTCCATGACATTGGGAAGATCAAATTTTGCCTCCAATTATCTTGAGAGAAACCCCAGACGAGAAGAGAGAGGGGAGGGAGCGAGCCATATAGCAGGCGAGAGAGGGACGGCGAGCGAGAGACATGGACAGGGGGAGAAAACGGAAACATACGTGACTTTTTTGTAAACTATACCGTTGTGCATAGAGGTTTCACAAGGTTAGTTAGACGCATATCCATTTTTAGACCTACCAAGGATCTTTAGTATTCACTTTCAACCCAATAGCTTTCACACATTATCAGAAAATGTTTGGATATGTCcaaatgttattttcattatttgtaATATATGCCAAAGTCAGTCGACATTTTATATTTGAACGCTGTTTCTTTAACAAGAAGCTTATATGAATAGATTATAGTATATCgcatttcactaattttgaaaataaatattgcatttaTAAGGTGTCACAAAATGGTATGGTATAATGCCGTTGTTTCAATGATGACATCATTTGCAGGTTTTTAGACAGCCAAGTTTTAAAAGGCTCAATTGCCGTGGATATTTGGGAGTTCAGATGGTGTCCTGGCGCCCTCTTGTGTTTAAAAGGGAGCAATGACTGCTACAAATCAATGCAAGTTAAACATTTTCGATCGATGTTACAATAAAGCTCGGTTCGTACTTGTAGTTCACAAGAACTTTCTGCTCAAATGACAAATTTCAACAAATCAGAAATATAACTTTTGTACGCAAAAATTATTTCGTTAAACGTTATATGTTTTATACACCGTTACCTTCATAAAACGTGCAAAAAGAGTACAAGGAAGTTACGGAAGGTCACATGAAAACAAATGTACAGGCGGGGTATGAATGGCAAGAGGTGGATTTGAGCTCCTTCGGTTGATCGTGCTGTTGTCTTGGAATGACAATGAGGAAATCCGGCCAGTGAATGCGACTCAGGCATTCTGCAACTGCACTGTCGGTAGTATCTAGACCGGGAACTTCACCAGTCGCAGCAAGCAGGACAGCAGAGCTGTGCACAGGGTGGGAACTTCCCAGCACgccaaaggggaaaaaatactCTGCCCAACCCATCCCAACAACAGCCTTCTGTCTCTGTTGCAGTCTGGGAGATGCTGCTTCGACCCAGAGGCCGATACTGAGACTTAGATCGAGTTTCTGCCCTCAGGCGGCCTGCTTAGTAATCGAGGCCCTGTAAGAGCTGACGTACTTCACATTCTGTGCGGTCGCCACTCTGTTCTGACTTAAACTGCcaatacaaacacacatttaaatTGCCGCTTTTATATTTTGTCCCATTTTTTCGTCGTCATTTTAGGTCTTTTCAGTCAAGGGAGTAGGTGAGGAAAGCATTTCACTACGCACATATACAGTCTTTGCATGTGACAAAACTTGAAATGGAAACCACTGTTAACCATTTTCAGGTGAAATCATAGATGTAAGACAAGGGAGTGCTGTGCTGTGTTCTGCTgtcagcctggttcttccctatGCTTTTAATGAAAGTGCCCATTGAAAATGGGACAGTACAGATACGTCACATGGGGAACCTTGGGAATTCATCCATCCTCTAAGCAGTTATCCTAGTCAGGTTCTCAGTGGGCCTGGAGCCACAAGGCTGGGGCGTATCCTGGATGAATGCGGGGGAAATATATACGCACAAATatactatgggcaatttggagaCACCAGAAAGCCTCTCTGCACGTCTGGACTTTGGGACAAAGACATAGTATGGAAAGGAAACACACAGGACAGTGGGCAACTACCCACAATGCCCATAATCTAAATGAATTCAAATGGAGCTTTGTGTTCGACGTAAGAAAAAAACGACCTGCGAAGCAAGGAAAAACCTCAACCCTAAGCCAAGCCATAATCATAATGCCTCAATTTCACTGGGGTGAGATACGGTATTTAATGCAGCGCTATTGACTGGCGATTGGGAATAGTAGGATTCACATAACCTGCGTGGGTAAGTACACAAGTGGAGAAATAGGACTTTCATACTGTCAATGTGCAGAGTGACTCAAGGGTTAAAGCCAAGAGGCAGCGTGATGGTCTTAACAGGGCGGCACCATTTTATAAAACCCAGAGAAAAGGACAAAATTATCCAAAGCCATTAGCACATCCTCTACGCGTTAGAAGCGTGCGCAGAGGAAAGACACTGGTCCCGTGACGACTGAAAGCGGCACCGCATGCGTAGCATCGCAAAGCGCTGCGAAAACAGGAGCCAGTACCTGAAACAGGAAGCATCACAATAAGACTTAATACCGCCGCTGATAGCATCAGTCGGCGGTTCGGTGACTCACAAGGACATCACTGACAGCACAAGGTTAATGTACAATGAAAACGCTCAAGCCTGAAATACAGGACGACGCCACTGCCCAGGGGCACCTTACCTTCACAGACACGTCAGACAATCTCAGCCCGGTCCCCCCACATATGATGGTAATGATGGTGAAATAAGTCCCCACTTTGCACCATGGGTGAAATCATCCATGTCCAGCATCACTAGACACTATTGCTTCCCACTGAATGAAGTCAGGCAGACAGCACATGGCAACCCCAACCCAGCGTGCATCTTTCAGAACCTCCCCATGACTTTAGGGCACCACATTATACAcagtgtacccccccccccaccccaccccaccccccacataaCACACACAGACGTATTAATTGTCTCTTTAATGTTCCACAAAATGTCCTCGGTGTCAACATGCTTTAGAATAAAATTTGACAGTCACAACTCAAATTAACGCTTCAAAAATTAGATGgcataacggacttcaaggttTCTTACCAATATACCTCAAATAACATTATATCCCACTTGGTCATCATGAtcaacccccaccccaacaaACTGCTCGAATAAATTTCATATGGAATTGGCCATGTTACATTATGCACTGAAATTATGAAGTCTGAAAGTCCACAATGGCAGATATGTTCTTCAACCCCAGAATCCCATATTACACAATTACTTATCATAAAATGTGCAGCAAAGAGGTCATTAAAGCATTGTAATAAATTTtgtcttaagaaaaaaaactaaaatctgAGCCACCCAAGGCTTCTGTGCTAAgattgaacacaggcaagcatGTGGACCCATGTGTTTttagaaaaatgcatttcaaatgtGGGTCTTCAGCACAAGTCGTTAGTCTGGCAATTAAAATGTGgcaacacacaaaaaacaggAGGACGAAACCCCTAGATTTACATAAAACACATTAAGGTATTGATATTAACACaccaaaaatgaaaatgcaaagtaGTAACCATGCTgtagcttcccccccccccacaatgacACTGTAAATTCAAGATGTACAGTAGCTTGGCTGTCAAATGAGCAACATCAATACAAGGGCAAAAAAGCACTAGCACATCTATGAGACCACTCAATCAACCCTGGGCGTGTGCATCTACACTAAAAATCTGTGATATTTTAACACCAACGGTGATCTATAATTAATGCAATTCCGCGTGATGATGCTTCTGGACTGTAGTCTCCTGGATTCCTGCAAGGACAAAAAAATAACCATTGTGATACATCTACAAATTAAATAATGGGAGCTTaaatgtgggagggggggggaactaCAATATACAGCCTCATCcatgttcatttttgtttggaAAATGATATAGGAAGTGGCAGATCAAAGTGTCACTTGGGGATCCAAAATTTACAAGCTGCTTCAGCTTTAACTCAGCTTCAGATAATCCTTAAGCCACAAggaaacaattttatttttggatCAGACATAGGCAAAGAGAATTGAGCAGTATGATAAAAAAAAGGAGCAGGAAACACTACTGTAAGTGAGGACAGGATCGAGCAAAAGCAAATCGCATCAATACCACAGCAGCAGAACAGCTCACACACCTGAGTACACCACTCAGTTGGAGTTCCTCTGCCGGATGTTCTTGTCTGTGTGATTGGCAGTAGTGTCACCCTTCCtgtaagggggaaaaaaaaccattCAACTCAAAGTTCTCCAACTCAAAGCAGGTAATGTCATCAAGACgtaaaaacaaatgtttttctTACAGAGGAGCAGCACCTGAGTCGTCATCTACAGGATGCCATCAGTGCATGAGGAGTGAAAGACATTCAATTAGTTTAGCTGCACACAGGAGAAACACAAAACTTAGCATAACcatcagaaaacagcacacagcTGAATAGCATAACACCCACATCACGCAGGAAGTCATTCTCACACTCTTAGCCAGAGCAACATGGGCCTAAGGCTATTAATCAAGAAATCAGAGCTGAGCAAGTCAGGGGGTGgatagttcagatccagaaagtaaaaatccagaccaagattttgctccaaccaaccagttgagtataaagaggcCGTCATAGAATACTTAACTGGCTGGTTGGAagaaaatcatggtctggatttttactttctggacccgaACTAACCGCCTCTGGTTCAAGTCTATAAAACCTCAGTTTCACCTTCAACTAGCTAAAAGGTACAGgaatttgattttaaaacatgcTGAATTAAAATGAAGTCAAGCCAACCTTTAAGCAAAatgaaaactgcattttgttaATTATGACCTTAATATACAATCTAGCTGCGGCAAAATGCAGGACTCCACCCCAACCAGCACAGAAGCTAGATGGGACAAACATATCAACTACATCATATGTCAGCCTTTCATGCAGAACTGCCTCTGCCAGAGACCCTACTGGGCAACAGAGCACACAGGGTCAGACAGAGATGCAGACTTTCACCGGCACCAGACCTTTCTTTGAAAGGCAACCAGGGAAAGAGTCATTTTAAAATTTCTGCAACCATAAGCAATTTCGCTACTAATAAGCCAGCACTATATTAATTTATCAGGGGGGTAAGGGggttaaaaaaaaggaaacccACTTCAATCTATCATGCAGGTTTAACTTACCAATGTGTAAAAAGCAGCAACAAATAACAAAATCAGTGAATAAACATTGGAACAGAGACTAAAGCAAAACAGAACTTGACTAACAaggaaacaaatttacaactgtATTAAAAGTTCAAAACTGAAGAATTTTAGGCAGTGTAGACGCGGCAATAAGACATTAGACGACCACGTTGTAGATTTTAATCTGAACTATTAGCATGGATATGATGTAAGCTGTACCACTTGTTGGGGACAGATGACATATTGTGTTAGAGTCAGGAGTGGAGAGAAAGGAAGCATACCATCGTTGATCTCGTCAGGCTTCCTGCGCTTCTCGTAAATGAAGATCACGGCGATGAGGACAATGACCTCCGCCACGATACCTAGGAAGGGCCAGAGGGCGGCCAGCCGGCTGCGCACACGCAGCTGAATACTGTCCTCCTCCACGCCGAGCTCGTTGATCCCACGACACACGTATGTGGCGGCGTCGAGTTGGATGTCCAGATCTAATATAATTAGGGTTGTCTTGTTGGGCGTGCTCTTTATCTCGTATTTTTCAGTGTCATTGGTAATTATTTTCTGCGTTAggatgaaaagggggggggggggaactcagATCCAATTTAAAGGACACCTCTACAGAAGATAATTCAAGCCAGCGACCAACACACACGAAAAAAAATTTTAATAGAAAAAACAAGCACATACCTCTTGCATGTCGTGCTTGATCAACCAAACCCAAGTGTTAGGCAATGGATAGCCGTGGCTCAAACATACCAAGACACCCTTATCCTTCTCATTGCCATGTTCAGAATGCTTGGACGCTCCCACATGGGGAACAGCTGAAGGAGAAACCATTATTACATTATCCATTGTTACGAAACCGCCCCCCACAGGGAGCCAATATTACATTTTCCATAAAGAAATACATTATTCATTGGGTTGTCCAACTACCATGCAGTTCCACGCAAATGAGGTCAAGCCAAATGATTCATTTACCAATCAATTTGCATACAAATTACTTACTTTTAACTTCAATATTCTTATGTTCGGTGTGACCATCCATAAAAGTAAAGACGCAGGCATACACTCCTCCAGAAGAGGGATCGATTTTGTCCAACCTAGCATTAAAGAAAGCAAAATCAGGATGGCACCAGAACATTTAATGCCGAATTCGGTGAAAACAGTCACACCACAAGCAGTAAAACTAGAGCACAAGACCACAGACTTCCATGTTCAAAACTAGACAAAAACAACAGGTGAAATCCAAAAGGGGGCTGCAAGTGGAGAAGTTTCTCCTCAAATTACAGCGGAACTCCACATGGTTCTAGTGAGCTGAAACCAGGGGTGTATCAAACGAGGTTTATATAACACACGTTATATTCACACCCAAAGGATCGAGAAAAGGCCCTTTCAAGAGCCTTGCTGCAGTACAATTTCCACACAGAGAGCCATTTGTGAAGCTCACTACATTCTTACAATCACATTACAAACTTAGTAAAAATTTAAATAGACCAAATCCTCTACCTCATGTTGAATCATATTTTagatcattttatttgaaacGTGAACCAAAATTAAAGCTGTGCAACGAGGTGATGGTATGAGAATGACAGTAAGTGCCTTTATCTCTCCCAAATTAAGCGTGCACAAAACCACACAGCACAGAGCTGTAACTCGAAGGGCAAGCAATAATTAACCGCTTAGTTATTATAACGTGTCTGCTGAGAGCAATCACAACATACAAATTATTTATACGCTCTGTCAGCAACTCAACTGCAAGTAGCATTCACACATTCCATTCTCCTTAACCAGACTGTCAGACCTAAATCAGAAAAAAAGCCCCACTCAATAAACCaatggcgagggggggggggggttaaaggtcaTCTATCAGGACTCCTTCTCCGGCAGTAAACACTGTGCTTTAAAGTTTAGCATCTTTGATTGCAGAGCCCCACGGGTTTTAACAAACTGATCAGTACTCAGTTTAAATCTTAGGAACTTGGCAAACACTAGCATTCTCTAATGGCCTTTGGACCCTGTGTCAGGTGTCCCAGttttaaacaataaacaaagaCTCTGCTGTAGATGCAGAGAAGCCTCGAACAACAACCGGTCATTCTCACAAGCAAACGACACCCCTCCGTAAGACGAAAGGGCTTAGTCTCATACCTGTACTCCATGTGCAATGCTGAAGAGTCCTTCCTCGTAGACTCGATAGTCTTATCATTTTTGGTCCAGTAGTGACTCTTGACCTCCCATTGGGTGCTGGTCAAGTTACAGCTCAGAATGGCAGAAGTGGCATTATACACTTCCGGGGGTGTGGCCACAATATCTGCAGAAGAACATAAAATTTAAGTTTGTGACGTGTGTGTGACATTCACTGCAACCTAGGTTTACCAAACAAGGGCAATTATGTCTCAGAGGTGGCAAAGAAGCatatactatatatactatGCAAACAACCAACTAATGGATCCAGAACTATCTGGATGGTTGGAGCGTCTGCAGTTTTCATTGCATTCTAGCCCTCAGCTAATAAATTAGCCTGCTTAAAAGGCTATGTCAGCTGTTGGGAATGGTCCCATCAAGTCACTGTCAACTGAAGGCAACTGGTGTCACCTTCCAACTAAACCAGATGCAATGAAAACTCACATGCACAACGCTGGGCTCCACTAACCAGCACTACTGAGACAGCCCACCCAACCTCATAAACGGGTACGTCGAACGGAAGCAATGCAAACCCAAAAGTCCACAGCAAACGAACACAGAAGAGACGAAaggagagatggacagaaaCGCAGAGGAGCACTTACCAAACAAGCCTTGGTTAGATAACGGACAAAAGGAAAGCTAAGTAAAGGCTACACTATCTAGGGGGCACGgtaagctgccccccccccccccccccccatgtttaaGTGACACATGGACACAATGCAAAGGCGAAGACCTACTACAAGACAGAGGGTTCGAATGAGGGTATGCTTAAAGCAGGCAGAAGCCTTTATAGGGAATGATATAAAGCCGGTACAGCACCTCTAAAACAATTCTGGCAGGAGGATGCAGAACATGGGAGCCAGCGGGAACAGAAGTATGGGCTGGGGGCACTGAAAATGTCACGCTCACCCTCCAATAAGGGTGTGGCAGCACATACTGCCCTCAGCAGGCAAACACCTGCATGCCAATCCTTCCGCTGACTGAAAGCTCGGAGCTGAAGACCAGCCAGCAACCCAGTCAATTAGGCAGCTGGATAAAAATTCTCattaagccccgccccctccctcacGCCATGCTCACACCTGTGTGTTCAAGTCATCCCGCAATATCCCAGAAAGATAAAACATTACCCACAGTCTTCAGTATATTCCATTTGGGTCAATGGTAACCTCACTAAACTGACTGAATGCTACATTGGTAAGAATCAAAATGGGTCATTGGTAAGATGCCTGATGGTCAATGGGAGCACAAacaagagaaaagaaaaaaagatgattagaaaacaaaacatgaaatggTGAACAGAGGCTCTGGATTTAACAGCAGTTTACCTGTCAGGGAAGTAGACAAgcttaaataaaatattcaggGTAAACAAACATGTGGAATCCACAACGGCATGAGTATAACTTAATTTATGAAGATGAAATTAGTTTCAGTGGATGTTTGGGCAAAGAGTGTTTAAAAGGTTTGGGGAAACTGGCACAAAAAGGTGGGAAGATCCATTACAAATATGGACTACACAATGGCAATTCAGTACTATTTTATGAGAATATGACTGTAGTAGCATcttaaatggggaaaaaatcagACTCCTCAAATCACATTTAGCTGTGGTTTCAGGAAAGGTGTGCAAGGACAACGGCTGAAATGCTACGTATTGATGCATTAACGCACAACTTTAAATGCGATACTCCCTGAGCTATGCACTCCCCCTAACAGGGACATGGCAGCCATTGCAAAACAGCCCTTTTCAAATACTCCGTCCCACATGACCCAtcaggaccccccaccccccatttcaCCATAAACCACTGTAGCAATATCTTTCATgcgggaggaaaaaaaaacgtgaaatgtaaagacaaaaaaatctacCACGACCCACGGAGGGTTTAAACCACATGGTTTAAAGCAGACAGCGTATGATATTGTAATAATGACTTAAATGCTGACATAGCACTTGGTTAATAAACaacaatacattttaaaagtactTTCAAAACAGTTCACCACAAGGTCAATGTAGTAACCTAAAATTTAACAGTTATAAACCGTAGCAAGTTTCTTAAATGTTCGGCAAAATAAGTAACCCGACATACCGTATTAAGGACACCCGTGTTAttagaaaaattattttaatgcgTGGGCCTAAAAATTAATCCGCTAAAAACAATGCAGGCGTGCAAGCCATTATGTTAAGATGGGAGAAATCAGCGTCTACATTACGATAATGAAAGTTTAATCgtaaatatacatatttaaccTTGCATGTTATACATCAACTTTAACACGAATACGGCGAAACCAACTATGTTATGCACTTTAATCAATAGTGCGCTAAATCTATCTATTTTTGAAATTAATAggttaaaatacaaaaacatatcAAAAGCATCGTGCCATCGACTCGcttaaatgtaacatttcaaACTTGCTTCTTTGAAGCATTTTCCATAGACACGCAGTTTGTTGGCGGGCCAACGTTATACTGTATACTAGTTAAGACCAGTTTAGCTGTTAGCCAAGAGGCTGCCCAGCATAACTAGTCGCTCATTTTGAAATGTTACAAAGATGAATCAGACGTTGCCACATTATTTCACGCCCAGTGAAACGCAGAAGCCAAAGGCAGTGAGGAGCCAACATGTCTGCTCGGTACCGAGACACTAATTCGGCCCGGAATACGGAGAGTCCACTGAACGGTTTATCTATTACTTACTGCTGGCACTTATCGCTATGGTAGCCAACACGACGCGCAATGATTAGCTTGTTGACTAAGTAACTACTTACAGCAAACAATTTTCTCTCATACCACCTGTAACAAAGTCACCACCCTACAAACAAAACCAATCGATACATTTATACACGAAAATGGCTAATAACAAACGTTACCAACGTCAACAATCTGATGAATAACCTAAACACACTCCCGTTTGCTTAATTATTTTTCGAGGGGTAGCCAATACGTTACATACACTGCGCGTTCGGTTATgtaataaacattaacattaaaaaaaaacaactcacCTGAAGCACTGGCTTCATaaaggcacaaaaaaaaaaccccgaaTGTAAAGAGCATCATTTTTCGATGTTAACCCAGCCGTAAAAGCACAGAAATCGCTCCCCTCGGCCACCAACGCTTCACCTTAACAACAACCTTCGCTTTGGAGGAAGGCGACTGACCGAAGGCTCCACACCCGCCGCGCACGTACGCATGTGCGCAGCACGCACCGGCACGCTCACTTCCGGTGAAAAGATTCGAGACCTTCCGCTTGCTACCCCTGTCCTGCGTCTGGAAATGGGATCTTGTTCTTGTTAACTTGTGATTGAACAAGATGTGCTCTGTTCAAGACTCTCTTTAGTTAAACCACTAATCCAGATGTCCCATCAAATCTAAAAAAATCATTACAAAGAAAGCCAGGCTCTGACCGTACATTTTAGCTGTATTAGCATactttgctatttttttttttttattctcatCAAAATTAATTTTCAATCTGTTTTTCTAACTGGGGATTTTCTATTGCCAATTACGCTAATGGCCTGATACAACTTAATTCAAACAAATTCTCTAGAGTTCAAACTGGGTCTTGACCCAGCAAGTTTTGGATTTTGCTTTATCTGGCAAAATATCCCCACACAAAGATATCatgtattataaaatattcctatgtttcatatttcaaaataaagtggaattatattataatacatCAGCAGTAAAACACACAGTTCAATGCATATTCACATAAATAttcttctgctttttttttcca is a window from the Paramormyrops kingsleyae isolate MSU_618 chromosome 21, PKINGS_0.4, whole genome shotgun sequence genome containing:
- the LOC111836686 gene encoding basigin-like isoform X1, with the protein product MMLFTFGVFFLCLYEASASDIVATPPEVYNATSAILSCNLTSTQWEVKSHYWTKNDKTIESTRKDSSALHMEYRLDKIDPSSGGVYACVFTFMDGHTEHKNIEVKTVPHVGASKHSEHGNEKDKGVLVCLSHGYPLPNTWVWLIKHDMQEKIITNDTEKYEIKSTPNKTTLIILDLDIQLDAATYVCRGINELGVEEDSIQLRVRSRLAALWPFLGIVAEVIVLIAVIFIYEKRRKPDEINDDDDSGAAPLKGDTTANHTDKNIRQRNSN
- the LOC111836686 gene encoding basigin-like isoform X2, with protein sequence MEYTEDYIVATPPEVYNATSAILSCNLTSTQWEVKSHYWTKNDKTIESTRKDSSALHMEYRLDKIDPSSGGVYACVFTFMDGHTEHKNIEVKTVPHVGASKHSEHGNEKDKGVLVCLSHGYPLPNTWVWLIKHDMQEKIITNDTEKYEIKSTPNKTTLIILDLDIQLDAATYVCRGINELGVEEDSIQLRVRSRLAALWPFLGIVAEVIVLIAVIFIYEKRRKPDEINDDDDSGAAPLKGDTTANHTDKNIRQRNSN